The sequence below is a genomic window from Parafrankia irregularis.
GGGTCGCGACCACGCTTCCGCGCTTCACGATGGAATGGAACTTCTCGTCGCGGGCCACCTCGTACTCCACCCGCACCGGCACTGCGGGCATGCCGCCCGCACCGTCGGCGGCGAGTGGTTCTGGAGCAAGCCGCGTCCACAGCACGACACCATCCGGTGTGGGCTCGCCCGAGCCCACACCGAGACCGAACGGGTTCCTACCCGGCAGTGGGTAGGGGTAGGACGAGGACGCCGAGGCGACCCCGGTACCCAGCAGCACCGCGGCTGCACCCGCACCCCCCAACGCGACAAAACCGCGCCGAGAAGCGGAGAAAGAAGATACCACGCCAATCCTCCCTGTCCGGACGATGTCCGGCAGCGATGTCTGGTTCTGGTGGTTTCACCGGGCGATCATGCTGGCGAACACAGGTGACGCCGACGCCTCACCCCGACGGCTGGCCGATGAACGTCAGGAAACCGCGGGAATCCGCATCCGGCTTGACCGGCGACCGCCACCCTGCCGGCAGATTATCTTTCGGGAAACTCCCGGAAATTCGCTCCGGCCGGTGCCAGCGCCGCGGCGTCCGTGACTTTCCTGGTGATCGGCAGCCGGTAGCCGGCCGAATTCGGTGTGATTCTTTCGGCCCGGCGCTCTCGTCACCCGGGGACCGTGCCCGCCCACCCGACGACCGACCGACGGCTCACCGGTGACGAACCGGCCAACCCTGCCGGTGCCGCCTCTCCCGTGGCCCCCAGCCTCGCGCGATCCTCCTGGGAGAACGAACGATCCCGTGACGTGGCCCTCACCACGAGGCGCACCGGGGCTGGTCGTCCGGGTAAGCGGCACCACCCGACCCGGACCACTGGTGGGGACCGGTCGCCCGGCGGTGCTCATACCACCTGGCGCCCGCACCGCACCGCGCCGCCGGCCACGCCCGCGCGCGCCGGCGGCGGCGGGTGTGCCGCGGCGCGCCCCGGGACGGATTTTTCCTTCGCACCATCCAGAAATTTCCTGCCGGAAAAGGTAAGCCTCACCGCGGCGACCGTCCTGTTAACCTCGCCGCTACCGTGTGACCCACGCGCGAAATCGGGGCGACATAAGGTCTCCGACGATTTCGGCCTCCTGGTTGCCGCGAACACCAGCCCCCGTCGGGTATTTCACAGCCGCCGAAAGTGCCGGTGACCGTTATGGAAGTCAGGTTCTGCGACACCACTCTGCGTGACGGGGAGCAGACCCCGGGAGTCGCCTTCACCGCCGAGGAGAAGGTCGCGATCGCCGTCGCGCTCGACGCCGCCGGCGTACACCAGATCGAGGCGGGGATCCCCGCCATGGGCCCGGGTGAGATCGAGGTGCTGCGCCGCGTCGTGGGCGCCGTCGAGCGTGCCGGGGTGGTCGCCTGGTGCCGGGCCGACCAGCGCGACCTCGACGCGGCCGTCGCCAGCGGCGTCAGTGCCGTCCATGTGACCATCCCCGCCTCCGACCTGCATCTTCGGGTCAAGCTGGGCAAGACCCGAGCGTGGGCCAGGGAGCGGATCACCGCCTGCGTGCGTGACGCCACCGACCGGGGGCTGCTGGTCAGCGTCGGCTTCGAGGACGCCTCCCGCGCCGACGACGCCTTCGTCACCGATCTGGCCGGGGAGCTGCGCGGCCTGGGCGTGACCCGGTTCCGCTGGGCCGACACCGTCGGCGTCGCCAACCCGATCGCCCTGCACACCCGGCTGCGGGCCCTGGTCGAGGCGGTCCCGGGGCCCTGGGAGATCCACGCCCATGACGACTTCGGGCTGGCCACCGCGAACACCATCGCCGCCGTGCAGGCCGGCTTCACCTGGGTGAGCACCACCGTCACGGGCCTCGGTGAGCGCGCCGGCAACGCGCCGATCGAGGAGGTCGCGATGGCGCTGCGGCACCTGCTCGAGCTCCCCGTCGAGTTGGACACCGCGGCGTTCCGCCCGCTGGCCCGCCTGGTCGCCGGCGCCGCGCGCCGCCCGCTGCCCGCGGGGAAGGCCGTCGTCGGGGACGAGGTGTTCGACCACGAGTCCGGCATCCACGTGCACGGTGTGCTGCGCGCGCCGGCGACCTACGAACCGTTCGATCCTGCGGAGGTCGGGGCGTCACGCCGGCTGGTGCTGGGCAAGCACAGCGGACGGGCGGCCGTGCGCCACCTGATGGACCGCCACGGCATCGACGCACCCGACGAGGACCTCGAGCCCATCGTCGGACTCGTCCGGGCACACGCCACCACCCACAAGCAGCCGCTCAGCGGCGACGACCTGCGCGCGCTGGTCCGCCGGGTGGCGACCGGACGCACCGCTCCCCCGACGGCCCCGCGCGGCTGACGGCCCCGCGCGGCCGGGCGGCCGGCCGCCCCGCGCCGCGGCCGATGGAGCGGCGCGGGTTCGGTTCAGGGGCCGGGACGGAAGGTGGCGGTCACCTGCCGGACCAGCTGCTCGTGCTGTGGCCACTGGTCCTCGGGGACCCGCCAGCGCAGCGCGTAGCCGTGGCCGTTGCGCACGACGGCGACGTCCACGGTGCGCACCGTCCGGCCACCCGACGTCGAGGTGAACTCCCAGATCGCGGCGGAGGTGCCGTCGGCACCGTCCGCCGGGCGGATCGACACCCGCTGGTAGCCGGGGCTGGTCCGCGCCACCGAGGCCTCCAGCTCCTGCCAGGCACCGATCGCGGACGGGCCGGCGGTGGGCCGAACCTCCACCAGCAGCTCCGGGAAGCCCTCGGCGGCGGTGAACGTCTCCTTCGTCGGCGCGCGGCCGCCGGAGCGCCAGCCCGCCGGCACCGCGACCGACCAGCCGGCCACGCCGCTGCGCGACGTCAGGCCGGCCGGTGCCTGCGCCGGGTCGGTCGAGCTCGGGATCACGGTTCCGACCTGGTCCAGCGCGACGGCACCACCCGGCCCGGCCGGAGCCGTTGGCGTCACCGTCGCCCCGGTCGTCGCCGACGCGGACGCCGACGACCGGCCCGGCGTCGTCGTGCCGGAGCCCGCGTCGGTGGCGGAGTCGGTGCCGGCGCGTCCGCCCGGGGTGGCGGCGGTGCCGGGCGTGGCGGCGGTGGGCCCGGCCGTTCCATCCGGCCCGCTCGTGAGCACCACGCCGAGGCCGGCCAGGCCGCCGGCCAGAAGCACCACGAGGACGACCACCAGCACCACGGACCGACGGGTCCGTCGACCCGCCGCCGGCCGTGCACCGGCCACCGCGGGCCCACCAGACCCGCCAGGGCCGCCAGGGCCGCCAAGACCGCCAGGGCCGCCAGGCGACCGGCCCGCGCCGGCTTCGGAGGGCCCGCTCGGCGTCGCGGGCCCGCGGCGTTCCACCGGCCCGCCTGGCGCCGAGGGCCCACGGTCCCCGGCAGGCTCGGCGGCCCGATGGGCGGCCGAGGGCCCGCTGGGCGCGGCCACCTCGCGATGCTCGGCCGGGACGTCCCGCTCACGATCCTGCGCGGGCTGGCGGGCCGACGCCGGGTCCGGCCCCGGATCGACGTCGGCGTGCGCCGACGCGTCGAACTCCCTGGTCGGATAGGGCTCGCTGGCCGCGATCTGGCGCAGCATCGCCCGGGCCTGCGCCAGCGACGGCCGCCGGTCCGGGTCCGGGTCGAGCAGCTGCGCCAGGACCGGGCCCAGCGGACCCGCATGCGGGCAGGGACGGCGCCGGTCCTCGACGATGGCCGCGAGGGTCGCCAGCGCGCCCTCGCCGGCGTACGGCGGCTCGCCCTCGACGGCGGAGAACAGGGTGGCGCCCAGGCCCCACACGTCGCCGGGCGCGGCCACCCGCGCGCCGCGGGCCCGCTCGGGCGGAATGTAGGCCGGCGAACCCACCACGATGCCGGTGCTGGTCAGCGCCGGGTCGCCCTCGCTCACCGCGATGCCGAAGTCGGTGAGCCGCGGCTGCCCGTCCGGGGTGACCAGGACGTTGCCCGGCTTGACGTCGCGATGCACGACCCCGGAGCGGTGCGCCGCCTCCAGCGCGTAGGCCAGGCTCACGCCCATCCGCGCGACCGTCGCCGGGGTGAGCCGGCCCGACTCGCGGATGATCTCAGCCAGGGACCGGCCCTCGACCAGCTCCATGACGATCCAGGGCGAGCCGTCGGCCTCGATGACGTCGTAGACGGCGACCAGGCCCGGATGGCGCAGCCGCGCCGCGACCCGCGCCTCGCGCAGCACCCGCTCCCGGCTGACGGCCCGCTCGCGGGTGGCGTCACCGTCGCCCTCCACCGCCGGCGGCGGCAGCCGGACCTGCTTGATCGCGACCGGGCGGCGCAGCAGCGTGTCCTCACCCGCGCGGACGATTCCCGCCCCGCCGCTGCCCAGGATCGCCCCGAGCCGGTACCTGCCGGCGAGCAGGCGACGCCGGTCCGCCGAGGGGTCGTTCGACGTCTTGGGTTCCGCCTTCTCCGGCACCTCGGAATTCTCCCCTACAACCCGCCTCAGGGCCCCGAAACCGGGGCGACACGCCCACGACTCATACCACCCCGCTCCGGTCTCGACACGCGGGTGCGTCGCGCCGCGCGCCAACCCGGACCCACGGCGGGCCCGCAAGGCCCGACAGCACCGCCGGCCCGCCGGTCCGCACGGACGGCACAAGGGGCGAATGTCGACGGCTTCCCGGCTTCCCGACGACCCATCACGGGTCAGATGGCATCCGCGAATGCGGAACATTTTCCTGCCACAGCCAGAAACTGCGGCAGGCAACCTACCATCGCAGAGTGGATGCGGATCTGTCCCCCTGCGCGGCACCAACCGGCTTCCCGCGCTCGCGACGAAACGGTGGTCGGTGAATGGCGCACACCTGCGCGGAGGTCTCGGACGAGACGCGGACCTGGCTGGAGCGGGTCGAGAAGATCAGCGCCACGCTCGCCGAGAACCGCGCGCAGGCCGAGGCTGATCGCACCACCTCGCCAGCTGTCATCGACGCGCTGCGCACGCAGGACTTCCACCGGATGTGGGTGTCACGCGCGCTGGGCGGCGGCGGGGTGAGCCTGCGTACCGGCTCCGCCGTGCTGCAGGCGATCGCGCGCGTGGACCCGTCCGCGGCCTGGCAGATGGGCGTCCAGGGCGCGATCGGGCGACTGTCGGACTATCTGCCCGACAAGGTCTCCTGCCGGCTGTTCTGCGGCAGCCGCGGGCTGGTCGTCGGCGGGGTCAACCCCACCGGTGCGGCGGTGCGGGTACCGGGTGGCTACCGGGTCAGCGGCCGCTGGGCGTTCGCCAGCGGTGCCACCCACGCCAGCTGGCTCGTCTGCACCGCCACCCTCGCCGACGGGCAGGGCGTCGGTCCGGCGCCGATACGGATGCTGTGCGTGCCGAGCAGCGCGGTCACCTTCGTCGACGACTGGCATTCCCTGGGCCTGCGCGGAACGGGAAGCGCGAGTTTCATCGTGGACAATGTCGTCGTCCCCGAAAGCCACGCGGTGGACGGTTCGCTGCTGCGTCGCCCGCCGAGCCCGCGCCGCTCCCGTGGCTACGCGATCGCCTACTACGACTTCGCGCCGTTCACCACGGCGGCGACCACAATCGGCATCGCCCAGCAGGCCCTGGCCGTGTTCCGCGAGCTGGCCGCCCGCACGGTCCCGGCGCGCTCGACGGAGGCGCTGGCCGAGCGGGCGACCGTGCACGCGACCTTCGCCCGCGCCACCGCCCTGGTCCGGGCGGCCGAGCTCGTCCTCGCGGACGCCGCCGACCAGGTCACCACCTGCGGTGAGCACGGCGGGGAGGAGCTGTCCGCCGTCGTTCGCCTCGCGGCCGCCGCCGTCGCGGAGAACTGTGTGCAGGCCGTGACCATGGTGCACACCGCCGCGGGCGCGGCCGCGCTGCGCTCCGGCGACGCCCTCGACCGCTGCTTCCGCGACGTGCACACCGCGACCCGCCACATCACGCTCGCCACGACGAACTTCGAGATGGTCGGCGCGCACCTGTTCGGCGGCCCGCTCCTGATGCGCCGCTGACGTCCGCTCCTCCCGACATGGGAAAGCGGCGACGGAGCGGCACCGGCATTTCCCACAGGAGGGGCAGAAAGGGCAGCCGATTCCTTTGTTGATTCGCAAGACCTGAGGATTTCGGTTGCGAGAACGACCGAAATCCTCCAGGTCTTGGTCGGCACCGGCGCACGCGCAGGTGCCGGTGCCGACACCGGCGGCCCGTGCTCGGGATGCCGTGGACGGTCGTCAACGATCTGGAGGCTCAAGATCAAATCGGTGCGCGCACGACCGTCAACACTGTTGACTATCTTGACGGTGGGACGCACGCGGTACTGGTTGACACAGCAGGCCTGGCGGCCGCTCGCGGTCTCCCGCCAGCGGCCGCCGCGGGTCCGCAGGTGTTCTCGGGTGTTCTCGGGTGTCTCAGTCGACCAGCCGTCGGGCCGCGGCCGCCGACTCCTCGGCCGAGGTGGACGTGTCCACGTCCGTCGCCTGCGGCCAGGGGTCGGTGCGGGTGGCCATGTCGAAGTAGACCAGCTCCGTCGCATCCGACGGGTCGACGACAGCACCGACGGGACCGCGGCCGCCGGCCGACACCCCCGGTGCCTCGCTGCCCGGGCCGCCGGCGCGGCCCGCGGCGGAGCTCGCCGCTCGCGCCGCGATGCGCGCCACGGCGACCTTCGGCGGGGTCACGCAGCGGATCGACATGAGGTCCGCGTCGCACTCCCCCGCCACCTCCGCCGCCCGCTCGCGGGGGCGCCGCGACGACCAGGACGCGTCGAGCACGACGGTCTGGCCGTGCTCGAGGGCGTGATGGGCTCGGGTCAACAGCTCGGCGTAGCTGTGCTCGGTCGCGTCGGCGGTGTAGATGCCCTCGCCGGGAGGCGCCACCGCGGACACCTCCGGCGCGAGGCCCACCAGCTCCTTGCGGACGATGTCCGAACGCAGCAGCAGCCAGTCGTCGCCGGCGGCGACGAGCTTGCGGGACAACGTCGACTTGCCGGTTCCGGGCAGGCCGCCGACGAGCACCAGCCGAACCCGGCCGCGCCGTAGGTGCGCCAGCGCGAGCGCGGCGAGTGCCCGCGCCTGCTCGTCCGCACCCGGAACGCCCTGATGGGCGCGTACGCAGGCGGCTCCCGCGCGGACGACGGCCCGCTGGGCGATGAACAGATGTTCCAGCGACGCGGGGCCGGCATCACCGGACACCTCCCGGTAGGCGTCGAGGAACGCCCGGGCGGCCGCGGGGGCGCCGAGCAGCTCCAGGTCCACCGCCAGCGAGGCGACCCCGCCCAGGACGTCCCCGACGCGGCGCGCGGGGTCGGGGCTGACGCTGCCGAGTATCCGCGGTCCGTCCGGCAGGCAGTAGATGTCGTCGGCACGCAGGTCGCCGTGCCCGGCACGGATCCGCCCGGTGCGGGCGCGCCGCGCGAGCAGCGCGCCGCGACCGGTCAGGTAGCGCAGCGCGAGCGTGCCGATCTCGTCGACCACGGCGGCGTCCAGCAGGCGCCCGCGGAACGGCGCGAGCCCTTCGAGTGCCTCGAGCCACAGCGCCTGCAACGCGAACCGGCCGCCGGCGCGGGTGATCTCCGGCGAGGTCGCGCACTGGTCGTGGAAGGCCGCGGTCCGCCGGGCGAGCGCCTGGAGCTCCGCGAGGAGCCCGGCCTGCGCCTCGGGTGCCGCCGTGGCCGTCACCGACGCCGCGACCAGCGTCGAAAGCCGCCGGGCGGCCGGCATCCGCTGCATGACGACCATGTGATCACACAGCCGGCCGGATCCGTCGCGGATGTCGGCGACGCCGAGGTAGGTGTCGGCGGCCAGTTCGCGGTTGAGTCG
It includes:
- the nifV gene encoding homocitrate synthase, producing the protein MEVRFCDTTLRDGEQTPGVAFTAEEKVAIAVALDAAGVHQIEAGIPAMGPGEIEVLRRVVGAVERAGVVAWCRADQRDLDAAVASGVSAVHVTIPASDLHLRVKLGKTRAWARERITACVRDATDRGLLVSVGFEDASRADDAFVTDLAGELRGLGVTRFRWADTVGVANPIALHTRLRALVEAVPGPWEIHAHDDFGLATANTIAAVQAGFTWVSTTVTGLGERAGNAPIEEVAMALRHLLELPVELDTAAFRPLARLVAGAARRPLPAGKAVVGDEVFDHESGIHVHGVLRAPATYEPFDPAEVGASRRLVLGKHSGRAAVRHLMDRHGIDAPDEDLEPIVGLVRAHATTHKQPLSGDDLRALVRRVATGRTAPPTAPRG
- a CDS encoding serine/threonine-protein kinase, with the protein product MPEKAEPKTSNDPSADRRRLLAGRYRLGAILGSGGAGIVRAGEDTLLRRPVAIKQVRLPPPAVEGDGDATRERAVSRERVLREARVAARLRHPGLVAVYDVIEADGSPWIVMELVEGRSLAEIIRESGRLTPATVARMGVSLAYALEAAHRSGVVHRDVKPGNVLVTPDGQPRLTDFGIAVSEGDPALTSTGIVVGSPAYIPPERARGARVAAPGDVWGLGATLFSAVEGEPPYAGEGALATLAAIVEDRRRPCPHAGPLGPVLAQLLDPDPDRRPSLAQARAMLRQIAASEPYPTREFDASAHADVDPGPDPASARQPAQDRERDVPAEHREVAAPSGPSAAHRAAEPAGDRGPSAPGGPVERRGPATPSGPSEAGAGRSPGGPGGLGGPGGPGGSGGPAVAGARPAAGRRTRRSVVLVVVLVVLLAGGLAGLGVVLTSGPDGTAGPTAATPGTAATPGGRAGTDSATDAGSGTTTPGRSSASASATTGATVTPTAPAGPGGAVALDQVGTVIPSSTDPAQAPAGLTSRSGVAGWSVAVPAGWRSGGRAPTKETFTAAEGFPELLVEVRPTAGPSAIGAWQELEASVARTSPGYQRVSIRPADGADGTSAAIWEFTSTSGGRTVRTVDVAVVRNGHGYALRWRVPEDQWPQHEQLVRQVTATFRPGP
- a CDS encoding acyl-CoA dehydrogenase family protein, which gives rise to MAHTCAEVSDETRTWLERVEKISATLAENRAQAEADRTTSPAVIDALRTQDFHRMWVSRALGGGGVSLRTGSAVLQAIARVDPSAAWQMGVQGAIGRLSDYLPDKVSCRLFCGSRGLVVGGVNPTGAAVRVPGGYRVSGRWAFASGATHASWLVCTATLADGQGVGPAPIRMLCVPSSAVTFVDDWHSLGLRGTGSASFIVDNVVVPESHAVDGSLLRRPPSPRRSRGYAIAYYDFAPFTTAATTIGIAQQALAVFRELAARTVPARSTEALAERATVHATFARATALVRAAELVLADAADQVTTCGEHGGEELSAVVRLAAAAVAENCVQAVTMVHTAAGAAALRSGDALDRCFRDVHTATRHITLATTNFEMVGAHLFGGPLLMRR
- a CDS encoding AAA family ATPase, which codes for MFLHDDAPSGQATDIRSESWAPTEVGTAPEPAVRELRLDSRETVETATAVVFLTEDRAYKLRKPVDLGFIHLRSRQARLNACEDEVRLNRELAADTYLGVADIRDGSGRLCDHMVVMQRMPAARRLSTLVAASVTATAAPEAQAGLLAELQALARRTAAFHDQCATSPEITRAGGRFALQALWLEALEGLAPFRGRLLDAAVVDEIGTLALRYLTGRGALLARRARTGRIRAGHGDLRADDIYCLPDGPRILGSVSPDPARRVGDVLGGVASLAVDLELLGAPAAARAFLDAYREVSGDAGPASLEHLFIAQRAVVRAGAACVRAHQGVPGADEQARALAALALAHLRRGRVRLVLVGGLPGTGKSTLSRKLVAAGDDWLLLRSDIVRKELVGLAPEVSAVAPPGEGIYTADATEHSYAELLTRAHHALEHGQTVVLDASWSSRRPRERAAEVAGECDADLMSIRCVTPPKVAVARIAARAASSAAGRAGGPGSEAPGVSAGGRGPVGAVVDPSDATELVYFDMATRTDPWPQATDVDTSTSAEESAAAARRLVD